The genomic interval TCTCAACGATTCCTTTTGAGTTCATTCAGTTCAGATACCACAaaactcatcaaaacataaacacaGAGATTGAACTGAACTGAATTGAAGTGAAAAGGGAGTGAGAAATGacactttctccttctctttcTCTCCCTAAGTTCCATTCTTCCTTTCTCTGTTGCCCTCTAAAATCCAAGCCATTAGCAACAAATTTTGTTCAACCAAAACCCTCTTCTTATCCACGCATTAGAGCTTTGGAACTTGATCAAAACACGGTTCTTCCTTCAACTTCACTTTTTTTCAGTTATTACTTGTTTCTACAATCTAACAAACATGATCTTGATTTCTTTTTGTTGGTTctaatttgtttgtttgtttcaGGTAGTGGCTATAAGTGTAGGACTTGTGAGTGTGGCTGTGGGGATTGGCATTCCAGTGTTCTATGAAAACCAAATCGATAATGCTGTGAAGTGTTTTTACTCTGCACTTTACCATTTTGTATCTTTATTTTTCATCAGATTTTTTGGGTTTTGATCACAGGTTCTCTTTGTTGCAGGCTAAGAGAGAAAACACGCAGCCCTGCTTCCCGTGTAGTGGATCTGGTGCTCGTAAgttttattatcttttatcaGAGTGCATACACTGTTTACACAATCGTAATTGTTGAATAAGGATGTGTTTGACTAGTTAACTTAATTAAGGTTATTCATAAAGTTCTTATCAAATAAGAGAACATCGACTAAAGACTGGCACATTTCATTCTTTACAAGTGGGTGTAAATCTCATCTTATAAGCAAGTTTTACggagttgagttagacttaaagttcattttttaacatggtatcagagtcatttcgagtctattCTAGCGATTGTTTGTTAGActtatcaggtcacccgctatcgaGTCGTTATCGGACCATCCGTAATATATTATCTTACGCACGAGTTGTCACCCTTGGCGTgagggtgcaaacctcacctcataaactgtttttatgaggttgagttaggcttaaaacccTCTTCTTAACATGAACCTTCCCAAATGAGCTGAAAATAGCTTTTTAGAAGTTCTTCCAAATGCCTTTTTGGAAGTCCTAGGAGGTGGAGGCATTCACTCTCTGAGGTTCAAACACCTCCTAATTACAGCTCTTATGAGACCCCTCTAATGTGGTTGAGCCTCAGTTTTCACTTTGAATGTTCCCATTAAGCAGCTAACACAGGGAAACGTTATTTTCCATGTAATCAATCAGTGTTTATTTCAATGACACAAAAATCTGATTCTTTCCCCACAATTCCAGATATAACAAAAGGTATGTTTGAATAAAATTTTCTGTGAACACTTTTAAGATAAGAAAATAAACTTatgtaaagttaaaaataatcttCGAGAGAAACTAATATAAGGGTCCTCTTAGAAGTGTTTATGAGGAAATTTATCCAAACAAGCGTTTACAAGGTCGTCAAATTGAACCTCTTTAATTTGTGCCAGACAGTACTGTAAATGTACACTTGGTTACACAGTTGTTATCTATGTAAGAATTATGTCCTTAAGGTATATGTCTTTTTGTCCTATGGTGTGAAGATTGGCTCTAACCTGCTTACTATAGTGGAAAAGGGAAACAATTCAACTATGCTGAATGTTTTCAtatgatgacagatgattgttgttagtTGAAGTGTTaacctaactgagatgtcaagttgatgcctaacatgaatttttttataaaaaaactatgcTGAATTAAAGAGAATGGAGAGGAACCATTATTTTTGACAATTTGATTGTCTCATCTCAAATTGAGAGTGCAGCAAGCCAGGGATATGCTATTTCATAGATTTAGCAGTTAAACTTCTTTCTTTCCTCTGAAGTTGAGAATTCAATTGTTGGTAAGTTTTTGACCAATGTTGTTCGAATTGTTATATTGTGGCCAGAGAAATGCAGGTTTTGCTTGGGATCTGGCAATGTGACAGTTGAACTTGGTGGGGGTGAGAATGAGGTCTCTAGATGCATAAATTGTGATGGTGTTGGTTCACTCACATGCACAACTTGTCAAGGATCTGGAATTCAACCTCGTTACCTTGATCGCAGGTATGGATTCTGCAGCCTAATTTCCCTTTCTTTGTAATTTACCAACAATAGCAAAAGCCTTGTTCCATTAGATCAGATCAGCTACATGAATCATACCATGTCATTTGTCTAAAATCGTTTTGTATCTTGTATGGTCATACATTCATTTTAACATTCTCAATTATGCCACTCCTACCATATTCCCTACCCTTCTAAAGTCCAACTTTCAATGCCATAGCTGTCCCATAAAACTTCTTTCGAGTTTAGTAGACATTTTGTGATCATAAATAATCTTCAATTTTAGCCATCCACTTGCATCTTTTGTGTGCATCCTTAACAATCTTTCATCATTTTGAATTATTGATCCCAAATACTT from Phaseolus vulgaris cultivar G19833 chromosome 1, P. vulgaris v2.0, whole genome shotgun sequence carries:
- the LOC137816345 gene encoding protein SPA, chloroplastic, which gives rise to MTLSPSLSLPKFHSSFLCCPLKSKPLATNFVQPKPSSYPRIRALELDQNTVVAISVGLVSVAVGIGIPVFYENQIDNAAKRENTQPCFPCSGSGAQKCRFCLGSGNVTVELGGGENEVSRCINCDGVGSLTCTTCQGSGIQPRYLDRREFKDDD